The proteins below come from a single Aegilops tauschii subsp. strangulata cultivar AL8/78 chromosome 6, Aet v6.0, whole genome shotgun sequence genomic window:
- the LOC109742946 gene encoding probable LRR receptor-like serine/threonine-protein kinase At1g51880: MTAYGRVTTQSQTGMKYLQHLSSRIMSLMCTTCHQLLCKMQQPYTPPFLFADSFSGFVQGLASYSVSLVATENATLTPILNAMEMYLVEPITEVATDSGDARAMMSIQENFGVEKNWMGDPCAPKAFAWIGLTCSYPPAHASKITALNVSSFGLAGTISTDFGDLNALQYLLVRDLSSNDLYGTIPDSLQKSQNGTLSLRVGNNANICANGTACGSSRKKINGALLAAIVIPIVAVIAIFVVLFLLLRQKLKGKDKRKATGPEDESALLENREFSYRELKYITSNYSQEIGKGGFGAVFLGYLKNGNSVAVKVRSDSSSQGGKEFLAEARHLTRIHHKNLVSLIGYCKDKNHLALVYVYMPKGNLQNHLRGSTSKPLTWEQRLHIALDAAQGLEYLHIACKPALIHRDVKSTNILLTTDLGAKIADFGLTKAFGDSKTHITTEPAGTMGYLDPEYFCSYHISEKSDVYSFGVVLLELITGRPPIIPVSDSVSVHVGEWVQQSLDHGAMESIVDARMVGDYDMNSVWKAAGLALHCKLEVSRERPTMAEVVAQLKECLELENRLDGRQRSLGSNFPREGSALEAEEEQQGGDIQAVAAGPAMR, encoded by the exons ATGACTGCCTATGGTCGAGTTACGACACAATCCCAAACTGGGATGAAATATCTGCAACATCTGTCGTCCAGAATTATGTCACTGATGTGTACGACGTGCCATCAGCTGTTATGCAAAATGCAGCAACCTTACACCCCTCCATTCCTATTCGCCGATTCTTTCTCAGGCTTTGTACAAGGGTTGGCAAGTTATAGTGTCTCACTTGTTGCTACAGAAAATGCAACTCTTACACCTATCCTGAATGCCATGGAGATGTACTTGGTGGAACCGATAACTGAGGTCGCTACTGATAGTGGAGATG CTAGAGCCATGATGTCAATCCAGGAGAATTTTGGCGTGGAGAAAAACTGGATGGGTGATCCATGTGCTCCAAAAGCTTTTGCATGGATAGGATTAACCTGCTCCTATCCTCCAGCTCATGCCTCTAAAATAACAGCATT AAATGTGTCTTCCTTTGGGTTGGCTGGTACCATCTCTACTGATTTTGGAGATCTGAATGCACTTCAGTACCT ATTGGTAAG GGATCTGTCCAGCAATGATCTATATGGAACAATCCCTGACAGTCTTCAAAAATCCCAAAATGGGACTCTGTCGTTAAG GGTTGGTAATAATGCAAATATATGTGCCAATGGTACTGCCTGTGGATCAAGTCGAAAGAAAATTAATGGGGCACTTCTTGCTGCAATAGTTATTCCAATCGTTGCTGTCATTGCAATATTTGTTGTATTATTTCTTCTGCTACGCCAAAAGCTCAAGGGAAAAG ATAAGAGAAAAGCTACTGGTCCTGAAGATGAATCTGCGTTACTTGAGAACCGAGAATTTTCTTACAGAGAACTGAAGTATATTACAAGCAACTATAGCCAAGAGATTGGCAAGGGCGGGTTTGGAGCTGTCTTCCTTGGCTACCTGAAGAACGGAAACTCAGTTGCTGTGAAAGTGCGTTCTGATTCATCTTCACAAGGGGGTAAAGAGTTTCTGGCTGAG GCTCGGCACTTGACAAGGATTCATCACAAGAACTTGGTTTCCTTGATTGGCTACTGCAAGGACAAAAATCATCTAGCCCTTGTTTACGTGTACATGCCCAAAGGGAACCTGCAGAATCATCTGAGAG GTTCTACTAGTAAACCACTCACTTGGGAGCAGCGTCTTCACATCGCCCTTGATGCTGCACAAG GTCTGGAGTATCTGCATATCGCGTGTAAACCAGCATTGATCCACAGAGATGTGAAGAGTACCAACATCCTGCTGACCACAGATCTTGGGGCTAAGATTGCTGATTTTGGCCTGACCAAGGCTTTCGGCGACTCGAAAACACATATAACCACTGAACCAGCTGGTACTATGGGCTACTTAGATCCCGA GTACTTCTGCAGTTATCACATCAGTGAGAAGAGCGACGTGTACAGCTTTGGCGTCGTACTCCTAGAGCTCATCACAGGCCGTCCTCCTATCATCCCGGTCAGCGACAGCGTGAGTGTCCACGTCGGCGAGTGGGTGCAGCAGAGCCTTGACCACGGCGCCATGGAGAGCATTGTGGATGCAAGAATGGTTGGGGATTATGACATGAACTCTGTCTGGAAAGCTGCTGGCCTGGCGCTGCATTGCAAGCTAGAGGTCTCAAGGGAGCGTCCGACGATGGCAGAGGTGGTGGCGCAGCTTAAGGAGTGCTTGGAGCTCGAGAACCGTCTTGACGGGAGGCAAAGAAGCTTGGGCTCGAACTTTCCTAGGGAGGGAAGTGCACTTGAGgcagaagaagaacaacaaggtGGGGATATACAAGCTGTTGCTGCTGGTCCTGCAATGAGATAG